From the genome of Chaetodon trifascialis isolate fChaTrf1 chromosome 4, fChaTrf1.hap1, whole genome shotgun sequence:
cTCCCAGTCACCAATAGGCACCATAGCTTCTTTGTTATTCACTGTACTGCCTTTATAATCACTAGAAGAAATAATCAAGTATTTATGTTTGTAATTACACCTGACTTTAAGCAaaatattttgttatattttctatCTGTGGTATTTATTTGTAGCTAGAGGtcatatcatttttatttttattttattttattttatttttttttgtcattgctcACCCATACAGTCTACTTTCGCCCTCGTGGTTCTTTGAGTTCAGAAGGTATGTGCTgtcaaaggctttttttttttttctttcatagcAAGCTTTAACCCAATTATTGAAATGTTTGATGAAATTCCTGTGCTGGTATCCTGCTGGAAAAAAGACATATGCTAACCATATGCTTTACAGAAACATAAGCtctaatgtttttcatttttaaaatttttctCGGGCTTTTAGCCTTTATTAGATAGCACAGTAGAGATTGACGGGAAACAtaaggaaagagaaggagactGGTCTCTGGCCGACTCAAACCACAAACTTTACCGTTACAAGACACGCGCCTTGCGACCGCTGGTCCTCTTAGGATGTGCCGGCCCAAATGTTTCTGGAACCTTTATCTACCCTCAAGCCACCTTTCACCTTACCTACCTTGAGATTTGATTGTACAGTTCATAAgctattttgtttttgttaaattttgaTTCGTGAAGCAATCAACTTAAAAAAATCAAGAATGAAGTTTTGAATTCCTGTAAATGTACCAAATTTGATTAAATGTAGCCCCTATTCATAtcaaatattgtgctttttcaaACAAACGAGAATAAAATTTGTATACAATCCAAGGTTTTGCTTTCGTTGCCTTTACATTCAGCttttcagctgtggtgaatAAGCGGATGAACCTCGCTCGTGTGTCCACTCGTTTATGGGTTGCCTGGTTTAAGGAAACGCCTTTTACCCTTCCTGCTTCTGTTTTAGCCAGTGCACTTACACTTTGTATAACAGTAGGAAAGAAATACCTTGACCCTTGCTGCTTTTTAGAACAATCTGATCTCTGCAGACGCGGCTCGGTACGTGTATCTGCTCCACGAGCGGAGGCTGTGTTGCTCCATTTCCTTTGAAAGGCTAGTTAAGTCTGGAGATAATTTCCTGTCAGCAGTGAGCTGTATTACAACCCTGCTGTTTCACAGGGCCCTCTGCTTTGATAACTGACTCTCTGATCCCAGGCATGCCTCTGCGTTAGAGACAGAAagcatgtacgtgtgtgtatcagtgttgTACACACTGTATACATCTCTTAAGTGTTTGTGTACGACAGATTAGTGTTACCTAAGCAGCAGCCTGGGAGAGAGTTAAAGCctgttaatgtttaatgtttgttttctgcacgTCGCTTGTCGACCCTCTCAGTTACTGTGGCCTCTAGCAGCCCAGGCCTTTAAACGGGCCCTTCAAATCCCAACTACAAATCATCGCTGGGATGAGAGGGGATCAAAGAGGGCAAAACTGGAACTGTTTGCTGGGTTTGACCCTCAGTTAAAGATGAGAAACCAGAGGATTGCATGTTGGCATTTCACTCAGCCTGTAACAGCTCCAGGTGTGCTGCACTGCATCTGACCCTGCATCTGTGTTTGGGGGAAGAAAATGTGCACAACACAGCGTGCAGTGTCAAGGCAGTATTGTGCATGTACTCACAATTCACATAAAAGTTTTGGAACATGCCAACAACTTCACCCCCTAAGCTTTGGGCAGATGCAGCAGGATTTCCTCCTCCGGTCTAAATGGAAAAACTTTGTCCCAGTGGTGACAATAAGCCAGCAGTGCGGGGGACCTGGCCGTGGCAAACTATCCACAGCAGTCTCTGTGGCAACCGCATGCATGGCTGAAGAGTGATATTGCGTCTCCACACATGATGAGCAGAAAGAGTgaaaggagaaaggagggagagggggatcTTGGTTTCATGGTTTGCAGGGGAGAGGGGGGGTAGCATTACACGAGAGAGAATCGGAGTGATGACATTGTTCCCGAGTACCAGCTGAGTGCACCTATACATCCACCTCTGTGGAGGAAGGGCTATTCACCTGTCCAAGCCACCACAGATGGACAAAGGGACAAACAGGCGGACAGACAAAACCCCTCCAGTGCACGGTCAGCTCTGCTGTTGACGCGTTGATGTGTGTTATTCGTCTCAGGTTTCCTGATTGTTTTCAGAGGAAATTAGGGATTGATTCTGGATCATGCAGCGTTCTGGGTTTCACTGTCAGCCAGGGCATGAGTGATGCCGGGTCCAGGAGACACAACAATCATCTGAAGACAGTCCAGCAGGAGGGACACGGATTAAGGAGTGAGGTCCTGCTCTGATGCTCATCAGCATGCAGCATGGCTCAGTTCCAGCTGAGAGAGGGAATTACCTGTGCAAAGGTGcctttttgatgattttaaaatcattatttcttcagtcttttgttgttaTCTTTAACGTGTGAATGTTTCAGTAGGATTGCTGCCTTTGAGGGATTCCTGAAGTATCCATCACTTCTACAAAGAGtcaaatggagagaaaatacCCAGAAAttgcaggaagagaaaaaggtAAGTTCATCGATAAAAGAACAGTTCTTCCACAATGCTTCTCCAGGTGTATAAAGCTGTTCATCCTGTGTTAAGGCGTCAGTATCACTCGTTATGTTCCAGTCGCTCATTTCGTAATGTCACAGGGGGAATACTGACTTGAACAGAGTAGAGGACTTCTCGGTGTGCAGACCTGCCGGGACTCGCTCCTTTCTCTGCTTGTGCACATGGAGCTGAACACTTGTATGCTGATGTAATGCTTCGCCTTAGGTTGTGTTTTGATGTGCGCTGCAtcctgcttgctagctgtttGTCTGACCCAGCATACACAATCAGATGGCGGTCACAGTTATTCTGAGTTTTGCAAAGTTCAATAATTTTGCATAACccagcaaaaaaaatgtcaaaggtttgctgattccagcttcttaaatgtcaCGACTTGCTgcttctttgtcatttatgattGTAAATGAGGAGTCTTTGTTGCTTGGGCCAAAGAAGCAAACtgaagacatcactttgggctctgggaaatcgTGATGAGCAGTTTTTACAACCTTTTATCATTTTACAGActaaatgatttattgattattgtaaAAATAATCAGTAGATTAATCAGTAATGGATATAATTGGTAGATGCAGCCCTAACAGAACCCTGGCAAAGCTGCTTTCATGACTACAGAAGTTATGACAGAGAAGCTGTTGCTACTTCAAATGACAACATACATGTGTTATTTGTGCATCGTAAATGTATTTGATAGCATGTGATGTGCGCTTGtgatatttccctctgtttctgtctctagGGCCAGGACCTGGGCGCTATGGGCTTCCTCCCACTATTGGATTCATTGGCCATGACTTCACCAAGCCAACAAGCCCTGCCTATTCTTTCCATGGCAGGATGAGTGACAATAGTGAGttcttcatctctgcctctAACTTTGAGACTATCATATAACTACAAAGGAACCATTTATTATTCATGTAATTAAACACTTTGATACGGTCTTGGTCAAAGCCATAAATCTTGTCATGGTTAAGAATAAAAAAGTAGAGCAGGTGCCaaaaagaaacatcacaatGAGTTTTTCTATATAATTTTTATGATTACAATTATTGATGTGCTCATCTTTTCTGAATGATTTCACCTCCTCAAATGCATCATATGAGCTAAGTCGCTGAGAGGTGCAGGTTTTCAGTGGTGTAATGTCACATGAAAGCCAGTGGGGGGAGACAACGCCTCATAGTTGTGtagttgtttttcagctgatGTTCATCTTGCCTGTTTGTCTTAGGACCACTGCCAAACTGACAGAGGAGGCATCATGTTGAACTGATGGTAAATGTTTACTTCCCTTGCAGTGTATTGTGTTGACTCAAGTCCAGGGCCTCAGTATCGTATTGATGCAAAAGTCACTCGTTTTGGAAGGGACGGCACGCCTGCATACTCAATGTTGGGCCggatgaaagcagagagtaAGTTCCAATACATAATAGTAAAATGAGCATTATTTTGATAGTTTCATTGATTCGTGTGTATGTTGTAATGATGAATTTTAAACTAAGACCAAATGAATAGCTCTATTATTATGAAAGCGTGAACCCTTGTACAAAGACATTTGTTGTTGACACCACTTCTAGAGATCCAGCGTCAGCTGTTACAACTGACAATCTGAACCCTGCTAAGTGTGCACACTCTAACATATGGTGTTGAGTTGATGGTTTATGTTATTCAACGGTTTTCTGTTCACTAGAGGAGCTCTTCCAGACACCTGGACCAGGTGCATACAGCCCCGAGAAAGCCCCACCATGCAACCTCCAACGTAGAGCCCCGTCCTACACAATGAGCTCTCGTACACACTACCGGGGCATCGACTCAGTACCTGCTCCTAACAAGTACTGTCTCCCTCCGATCATGGGCCCTCAAGTCCCAAACAAGCCAGCCAGTGCAAGCTACACAATGTCAGGTAGTTACAGCACAGGGGGACCATCTGTGGATTTAGCCAAGACGCCAGGGCCTTGCAGGTACAACAGTACGGACCCAAGTGTTTATTTACACCGACAGCCTGCTTTTTCCATGTTGGGACGCCACAACTTACCCAGAGATGCCACCAAGAAACCTGGCCCTGGAGCTTATAACCCAGAGAAGGTGACAGTCCACAAGGCTCGGGCACCAGCCTACTCCCTGGGTATCAGACACTCCGAATTTGTTACTCCACTAGTTGTCAGTGTTTCTGACTGAACATCACTCCGGCAAACATATTTCTGTGATCTGgttgaaaaaaatattcatgAGTAAACGCTTGAAGAcgtacattttattttgttcttgcAGCAACAAAGAACTTGTTGAATCAAACATGACTCACTGTCAAAATTTATAATATCTAGAAATAATATTATgtacacaacagaaacaaaagtttAAAGAACAGGAAATGTCCAAACACAGAAAGCTCTTTTGGGAAAGTCTTGggcttgaggaaaaaaacacatcccTGTGCATGTACAGACTCCGTAAATAAaccaatcaaaacaaaatggcaccaaaagacatttaaaaaaatgtattaaaatgtacAATTGACAGGTAATCTTTCACCTTCATATTGTTTAGATGTTTATCATTCACAGTGGAGTCAAGCCATTTGCCTCTCATTACCTCTAAAAATTGAGGGAgtttgaaaagacaaaaaacacaactaaaGGTTTTCTATGCAATAGAACATATATAGAGATGTATGTAGGAGAGATGTATGTCCCAAGACAGTACAAATCAGCAAAGATGATAGCAGGCATTTTATAGATGGCTCCCATTTAATCCTTTGGGAGGGGTCTTCTGAAAAGCAGTATGTGTGGCTCTGGAGAGTAAAGCAAAGGAGAGGCATCTTTAAGCATCATCCACTGCGCTGCGGTTACACCATACAGTGTCATGCACATAGTTGTGGTCTCTGTGCATACAACTCTCATCACAGTTACAACAGGGTTAGGATAGCTAGTTTAGGGCAGCTTCAGATATTGATCTACGTTACTACAACGCCCACATGTTGATGTAAAACAAGAGTTACTGGTCACTGTAATCATTCCACTTATATTCCATATATTGGTCATGAAGAGATCCCTTCATGACCTCTGAAGCTGAGCTAAAGCTAAAACGAGGCTTCAACAGTATCAgtaagacaaaacaaagagtttttttttccaaatttaCAAGTCTTAAACAAGTCAAAATTCCATTGTTGGATTTCTCTGGTTAGTGTTTCCTTACTGCGCTGCATTGGAGTGATAAAGGGGAATTTTGTTCTAAAAATACTACAGCTTTGGAAATACCCATGCAGCTGCTGAAACCATACATTGCCTTTGGCTGAGCACAGGACAGGGATTGTAGATTTTGTTCCCCATCTGGTGTCGAAATGGTAAGAAAGAATCTCTTCATAACCAGTGCGGACAGAGAGAACACTTAAAATGATCAACAGCTCTTTCGGTAAACACATCGGCTTGTTAGCATTGTTTTAAGACTCGGAAAAAATGTGAATCTATCCCTCAAGTCCACGGTTACCCACCTGGTTTGTGGATCATGTAGTGAATCCAGCCCTGGCTTTGCTGCACCCCGAGTCCCCTCCACTCGTCCTCTGTCATCAGGTGGGAGGTGGGCACCAGTTTAGACAGCTGCTTTGGAAGCACGACATGCCTGAGGAGACATAAGTAAAACTGTCAAGAATGACGAAGAAAACGTATTTTACAAACGCACTGTTTATCAGTAACTTAACGTAACTTTAATGTTAGCGTTGAAAAGGTTACGACACTCGTAAGTTGAGTTAAATTAACATTAATGTTAACATTAATGAGTTAATGTTAAGTCTTTTTTTAACATAGCAATTACAATAACTGGCGTCATCCACACGACGTTCAAACCAAACCCGATCGTTAAGGTAGCAGTTAGCATGGCTAGCTATTAAGTGGACAAGGGGGTAACGTCGAGCCCTGTGGTTTGTATGTTTTGCTAAGCTAAATTATATCCTCAGTAGTTTGCTAATTCACCCATACCGAAATTAAGGTGCCAGCAGACGTTAACGTTATGTTGTACCACGTACGTTAGTTAACCAAACCAACCGTGCCTTTATTTTGACGTTAAGCTAACGGACTTTTGAAAACAACGTTAACAGATGCCAAAAACGGTAATCATACGTTACCTGTACTCGAACTCCTCGTCGTTGTACTTGTCCGAATAGTAAATTTGTTTTTTCGACATTTTCAGTGGAGGACAGAAGTCAAACTTGACGTCCAGAAAACTGTTTTCCCCTAATGTGGTATAGTTAGCTCGGAGTCTGAAGTTCTAGCAAAATAACCGAGCGCAACAAGCTGCTGTCATCTGCCGCTGTTTTCAGAGGATAATTCAAACCCCAACGGTTGCCCGCATCGCCCGGGTtggtcagagcagcagcacgtGAACTTCCCATTTGCTGAGATCGTCTATGTTTGAGAAGATGACGCACTCGACTGCGAAAGTACAACTCTTCAACGAGGAAGTACGGTTTGCAACAGCGGTTGTATTTCCATGTAAATTGTTTAAAAAGATAAGTTTTAGCTACCATTgcaagggttttttttttaaatagagtTAAAAAATTTTAGCGTTTGAACGGAAGATATTTCATGTATTTGAAAACGCTTGTGGTCTTTCGCAAGAGAATTTGTGAAGGCGAAAAGGAGATCAATGAGAgctcttcacttcctcttctcctccgcTACGATGCGGCTCCGCCTCCCCTCGTCACCGCGGTGCGGGAGGAGGTGTGGCAGCAAAATGTCGCCGTGAGTGCAAAAGTTGTCCAGTTGTGCTGAATTCGAcaacaaatataaaacatttaggACAATATTGACCACGTGGGTGAATGTATATGTTATACTGACAATTAATTATGGTGCAACCACAAAACATTACTTAAAAATCAACCTATTCAATGCAAGAAAGTGGGCATAGCTTGCAAAGCTATACATGATACTAATGCATGCATACTGTGAATTTGGTTGAAAATATTTAGTTGGAAATCAAAAATAAAGGCCAAATGGAATTTTGCCTGCCGAATTGTCAATTATAAATTTTAATTGCATTGCATATATAGAGCAACATAAAATATATGTTCTGGATAAACATGCTGATTTGCCTGACCACAGTGACTGCAAGTAATACTTAATATTTTCTGTAAGTACTTAAAAAAgatagaatagataaaaatagaatagaataaactCTTATTTCtatttgatgtattttaatTGACTTAATAGATTGTATTCTTGATACAACCATTTCAGTGGTTACATCATAATAGGCTATACTGAGAAATACATCAGTCACCGGTtatattttctctctatttcttACATAAATATGTGACTTGTTTCAGTCAATGATTTGTAAGTGCATTGAAAATAAACTCCCCCTTTACATGTTAACCAAACAGTATAGTTTGAGGATCCTGTGCTGCACATAACCTATGTTGTTCTTAGTTGTAATCGCTGTTGTCAAGGTAATGCCTGCTAATGAGTGGTGGTATATTCACAGCGTGATGTGTTCCACTTGTATATGCAAGGTACTAAAGTCAGGAGGTAATTATGTTAACTCTTCACTTACAGAGACTTACAGTAGAGCTGAGCGATTGAACCTATAAGTGTAGCATCAGATGCAGTTAAGTATTCTGTTGTTATTTGTGGAAATTACATCTTTAAATGATTACTAGTGCGTCTATTAGTTTTTAAATACATTCAGTCAGTTTGGTTTGAGCTAATAATGGCTCCAAATCTGTTTTGCAAAGAGTATGTTGCCTGatgagttgtttgttttttgacagaAAAGGGGGACAGATCTTATTGAGGAAGGCCAGTTTCATGTGCATCTGCCAACATGCATTGATTCCACCTAGTTTATCAGTAACTTATTATCCTAACAGGTTATAGCAAACAGACCAGAactgattggctgtttggaAGAAGGTGGGATGGCAGTAGTGGTGGTGTCATGGCATTTTTGAtggtggtttgtttgtgtgtgtgtgtgtgtgtgtgtgtggggggtctttcagtgtgtgtggtgtgtcgTAAAGTGGACTAATGACACTGAATTATTCTCTTATTCAACCgcagctgcagcctctttgTACTATGCTAGTTGAAGTAAACACCTTACTTTTCTCTGACGAAAGACATTGGAAGTTCATGGGGCTGGATCTTATTTTCATCTTCTTTGTCCTCAGAGTTTGACGTTCAGGTAAGCATCCCGCCTGTGATGCCTCTCTGAATAACGTGCAGTTTACAAATGTTGCAGCGTTCCTGTTTGTTTATACATTGTTTACTGTGCTGTTCTTCAGTTACATTTTGTCCACACTGATTATGGCACAAAACAAATTGCTTGCTTTATTGAATTTAAGCAGTTGACAGGGACATAATGAGCCTTTCCTTGTCTGTGTAGGAGGCATTATTTACTCAGTTCATTACCCCTCTTTTTGCATAAGAGATGACCCTGAGTCTTATTTCATAATCAATGCAGAGATCGCTCACATCTGTGTGGCAGATGCCTATTTTTGACCACCTGTTTATGGCgcttttctctcctttattACCCCTAACTGAATTACCTCTGTGGCTATGGTAGCTCATTCCCGATATGATGAGATACACCGAGCTTTCTTTGCGCGTGCACGATCTGACcaccacaaaaagaaagacagaagttGCACAGTGCAAATCCTAACTCACCCTGTGTTTCCCGCTGAGAATCCTGACTGCTGATGCCTTTGTGTAACATGGGAAAACACAAATCTTGAGTGCAAAACAGTGAAGAAAGCAGAGTGGAAATGCTTTGCCTGAGAATGAGGGATGGAAAGGAACGGGAGGGGATGAGGACGGCATGAGGAGCTAAAAGGATCGTGCTGAGATGGCTGATTGCTCTCCAGGGAGGCGGCTGGGAGGGAAGCTGAGAACAGAATTCAGACAGATGGGATAGGGTGGATGTTTTCAGACACGTAGTCCCTTATGAGTGTGGCTACATTGTTGCCtttgttaaatttttgtctaCTGCCAGGGCAAATGGAGTTacacccctccacacacacacacacacacacacacacacacacacacacacacacacacacacacacacacacacacgacatcgACTCACAACATACACTTTAACTAATTGGATGAGACTCATGCTGGTATCGACTCACAATGACAATCGATGTCTTAGTTAAcgtttttattttgcatttcattgaCCTTTACTGAGACTAATTATGGCAGATTCTTATTAGAAATTATTCTTCAAGTGAGTGTTGACGTTGCTTTGTAACCCAAAGCAATATAATCTCATCTATAAccttatattttttttttttgtttgtcgCAATTCATACATTGATGGCATTGTTCATTTTGAGAGACTGGAAATATTTCTGCTAACCTGGCCTAAAGGTAACGTGCACGGACACGCTATTCATTTGTGCAATCTCCTTTATTCAGAAAAAGTGCTCTGtagtgtgtgaatatgtgtgtgtgtgtggttcaggCAGATGTGTTTTTGCTAATACAGTCTGAGAGCAGCCGGGCAGGGCAGGGCTAATAGACCCAATGACATCAtccaaagagagagaaagagagagagagactgggagCATCCGAGCGAGCTTGCCTAAGGCAGTGAGAGGAAGCAGGCCGgctcagacagagaggagagtggCATGAGAGcgggacagtgtgtgtgcgtgtgtgtgaacaggagAGGACCAGACAACATTCACTTGACAAGGATATAGGACTACACCTGGAAGATTGTCCCTCCAGTTTTCTCCCCTTTTTCCATTGcacctctccccctcccctttccCCTTTCCCCTCCCcgcccccccctccctcccatccTCTGGCAGTTATCCCCCCCTCACAGCTCCTGCTTCAGGCGGCTCCTCCGGGCATGCTCCTTAAGCCAAAGTATGGCCGCTTTCGCAATGAGTCTGTGACCTCCTCCGACGACCTGATGCAGAGCTTAGCCATGAGCGGCAAAGTTGTGGCCACACCGGTGGTCCCCTCTTCCACCCCGagccttcctctgcctcctctgcctcctctggaTCCCACTGCCCGATCATCTAACTCTGCTGGGGCTGCAGCCCTGGCTGACTccccttgcctggatggagaacagGATGCCACCACGACCTTCTGCATGCTCATCCCTAAGATGCCCCAGTGGAAGTTCTCCAACTCCCTGCTCAGCCGGAGCCCGTCcaactccagctccagctccagctc
Proteins encoded in this window:
- the cimap1d gene encoding outer dense fiber protein 3-like protein 2b, whose product is MERKYPEIAGREKGPGPGRYGLPPTIGFIGHDFTKPTSPAYSFHGRMSDNMYCVDSSPGPQYRIDAKVTRFGRDGTPAYSMLGRMKAEKELFQTPGPGAYSPEKAPPCNLQRRAPSYTMSSRTHYRGIDSVPAPNKYCLPPIMGPQVPNKPASASYTMSGSYSTGGPSVDLAKTPGPCRYNSTDPSVYLHRQPAFSMLGRHNLPRDATKKPGPGAYNPEKVTVHKARAPAYSLGIRHSEFVTPLVVSVSD
- the cks2 gene encoding cyclin-dependent kinases regulatory subunit 2, with the translated sequence MSKKQIYYSDKYNDEEFEYRHVVLPKQLSKLVPTSHLMTEDEWRGLGVQQSQGWIHYMIHKPEPHILLFRRPLPKD